The proteins below are encoded in one region of Sulfolobus islandicus Y.N.15.51:
- a CDS encoding RNA-guided endonuclease InsQ/TnpB family protein — protein sequence MERTVKLRVRVDYSTYSALKEVEKEYREVLEEAINYGLSNKTTSFTRIKAGVYKTEREKHKDLPSHYIYTACEDASERLDSFEKLKKRGRSYTEKPSVRRVTIHLDDHLWKFSLDTISISTKRSRVFISPTFPKIFWRYYNKGWLIASEARFKLLKGNVVEFYVIFKRDEPKPYEPKAFIPVDLNENSVSVLINSKPLLLETNTKKITLGYEYRRKLTITGKSTKDREVRRKLKRLRERDKKVDIRRKLAKLIVKEAFESRSVIVLEDLPRRTPEHMIKDVKDKQLRLRIYRSAFSSMKNAIIEKAREFGVPVVLVNPSYTSTVCPIHGAKIVYQLDGGDAPRVGVCEKGKEKWHRDVVALYNLAKRAGDVSPVPLGSKKSHDPPIRWLRAKSLHSIMNEHKMIEMKV from the coding sequence GTGGAGAGGACAGTTAAGTTAAGGGTTAGGGTTGACTATTCTACATACTCAGCACTTAAGGAGGTCGAGAAGGAGTACAGAGAGGTTCTAGAGGAGGCAATAAATTATGGGCTGTCAAACAAAACTACCTCCTTCACCAGGATTAAAGCTGGAGTTTACAAGACTGAGAGGGAGAAACATAAGGACTTACCCTCCCATTATATTTACACCGCTTGTGAGGATGCAAGCGAGAGGTTGGATAGCTTTGAGAAGTTGAAGAAGAGAGGGAGGAGTTACACTGAGAAACCGTCTGTGAGGAGAGTTACTATTCACCTCGACGATCATCTGTGGAAGTTCAGCCTCGACACGATTTCAATTTCCACAAAGAGGAGTAGGGTTTTCATTTCACCAACCTTCCCTAAGATCTTCTGGAGATATTATAATAAGGGATGGTTGATTGCGAGTGAGGCCAGGTTTAAATTGTTGAAGGGAAATGTTGTAGAGTTCTACGTCATTTTTAAGAGAGATGAGCCTAAACCTTATGAACCTAAAGCGTTTATTCCCGTCGACCTTAACGAGAATTCGGTCTCGGTGCTCATCAACAGTAAACCCTTATTGCTTGAGACTAACACTAAGAAAATTACTCTGGGCTATGAGTATAGGAGGAAGTTGACAATCACTGGTAAGTCAACTAAGGATAGGGAAGTGAGGAGGAAGTTAAAGAGGCTGAGGGAGAGGGATAAGAAAGTAGACATTAGGAGGAAATTAGCCAAGCTGATCGTTAAAGAGGCTTTTGAAAGTAGGAGTGTCATAGTTTTAGAGGACTTGCCAAGGAGAACTCCAGAGCATATGATAAAGGACGTGAAGGATAAACAGCTTAGGTTGAGGATTTATAGATCTGCATTTTCCTCAATGAAGAATGCTATTATTGAGAAGGCTAGGGAGTTTGGTGTCCCCGTGGTCTTAGTTAACCCATCTTATACTTCCACTGTTTGCCCAATTCATGGGGCGAAGATCGTTTACCAACTCGATGGGGGCGATGCCCCAAGGGTTGGTGTTTGTGAGAAGGGGAAGGAAAAGTGGCATAGGGATGTAGTTGCGCTGTACAACTTAGCGAAGAGGGCTGGAGATGTGAGCCCCGTGCCGTTGGGCTCGAAGAAGTCCCATGACCCACCTATAAGGTGGTTGAGGGCTAAGTCCCTACACTCGATCATGAATGAACATAAAATGATTGAAATGAAAGTGTAG
- the ilvC gene encoding ketol-acid reductoisomerase, producing MDKTVLDASLEPLKGKTIAVIGYGNQGRVQANIMRENGLNVIIGNVKDRYYDLAIKEGFEVYDIGEAVKKADVAFLLIPDEIMKEIYEKKIAPILEGKKEFVLDFASGYNVAFGLIRPPKNVDTVMVAPRMVGEGIMDLHKQGKGYPVLLGVKQDASGKAWDYAKAIAKGIGAIPGGIAVISSFEEEALLDLMSEHTWVPILFGAIKACFDVAVKEYGVSPEAALLEFYASGELAEIARLIAEEGIFNQMVHHSTTSQYGTLTRMFKYYDLVKEIVKDEAKYIWDGSFAKEWTLEQQAGYPVFYRLWELAVQSEMAKAEKELYKILRRKVSD from the coding sequence ATGGATAAAACAGTTTTAGACGCGAGTTTAGAACCTTTAAAGGGAAAGACAATAGCCGTAATTGGTTACGGTAACCAAGGGAGAGTTCAAGCTAATATTATGAGGGAAAATGGTCTGAACGTTATTATAGGAAACGTTAAGGATAGGTATTACGATTTGGCTATAAAGGAAGGGTTTGAAGTTTACGATATAGGTGAAGCAGTGAAGAAAGCTGATGTTGCCTTTCTCCTAATTCCAGATGAAATAATGAAGGAAATTTATGAAAAGAAGATTGCCCCAATTTTAGAAGGCAAGAAAGAGTTCGTATTGGACTTCGCCAGTGGTTATAATGTGGCCTTTGGACTTATTAGACCACCTAAAAACGTTGATACTGTTATGGTTGCTCCCAGAATGGTTGGGGAAGGGATTATGGATTTGCATAAACAAGGGAAAGGTTATCCCGTATTATTGGGAGTTAAACAAGATGCATCTGGAAAGGCATGGGATTACGCTAAGGCAATAGCCAAGGGTATAGGTGCAATTCCAGGAGGGATTGCAGTTATTTCATCATTTGAGGAGGAAGCGTTATTAGATTTAATGAGCGAACACACTTGGGTGCCAATATTGTTTGGGGCAATAAAGGCTTGTTTTGACGTTGCTGTAAAGGAATATGGGGTATCTCCAGAAGCGGCGTTGTTGGAGTTTTATGCCTCTGGGGAATTGGCTGAGATTGCTAGACTAATTGCTGAAGAGGGTATATTTAATCAAATGGTTCACCACAGTACTACTAGTCAATACGGTACTTTAACGAGAATGTTCAAATATTATGACTTAGTCAAGGAAATTGTTAAAGATGAGGCAAAGTACATATGGGATGGTAGTTTCGCTAAGGAGTGGACATTAGAACAACAAGCTGGATACCCCGTATTTTATAGATTGTGGGAATTGGCTGTACAGAGCGAAATGGCTAAGGCTGAAAAGGAGTTGTATAAAATTCTAAGAAGAAAGGTAAGCGATTAA